The following is a genomic window from Prunus persica cultivar Lovell chromosome G7, Prunus_persica_NCBIv2, whole genome shotgun sequence.
AGTTCATATTTGGGACAGCCTCAGCAACTTACCAGGTCAttgatttgtgtttttttaatgtaacTATATACTTgggattaatttaatttcaatatgTCACAAATGATCAATTCGCTTCCACATGCATGAATATTGAAATCTTCAGTCTCTATGTACATTTCAGTGCGCTGGTGCTGTACAAACCGATGGTAGAGGACCAAGTATATGGGATAACTACACCCACAGCCATCCAGGTCTGTGTAATAAGATAACTTCAAAATTATTACCAAAGGGGAGCtataattttgatttgggGTTGAAGCTGCCTTTGATGATGATTTGTTCAGAGTTTCTAGAACTCCTATTGTCTCTGTCATTTAGTATTTGTGTGTTTAAAGATTAATCCTCCAtttcaaccccaaaaaaaaaaaaaaacacttcaaaattatttatttatttatttatctttttaacTCTACTCAACTTAACCTGGATTTAAATATTTAGGAGATTCAACTATAATAATGTGAATGATATGATTTTCGGGATCTTTATGCtctaaataatttaaaaattttgtgtttatttGTAGAAAGAATCAAGGATGGCAGTAATGGAGATATCGCTGTTGATCAATATCACCAATACAAGGTTCTAAAACATAGAATTTTATTCTCTGGATCTTCTTTACTTGAAGTTGCAGGGCACAACATACTAAATTTTGGATTCTTAACCAAACACATGACATTTGAAGACGAGAGatatccttaatttttagCTTAGttcttataattatttatatatatatatatagggtgaTGTGGCgataatgaaaaatatatcGGTGGATGCTTATAGAATGTCTATAGCATGGTCAAGAGTGTTGCCAAGTAAGTTGATTTACTCTCAATATTGTACATAacaattcttttttgtttttgttttttcttacaACTGACTTGCTCCCTTTATGTTTTGAGTTGTGATAATAACTCTCGGTTGTCTTTTGTATagcttaaattttttgtttatttataatttatgtttGTAGATCAagttattttcctatttgttgtattttattttaattattagatGGAACGCTAAGTGGGGGCGTGAATATGGATGGGATCAACTATTACAACAGTTTCATCAATGAACTCATAAGTAGCGGTGAGTAGTCATCTCATTTTACATGATCGATACTTAAAACTCTTATCATTTAATCaaagatttcattttcttctactcatcatatatatacacacaggCCTAAAACCATTTGTGACAATCTTCCATTGGGATCTTCCCCAAGCTTTGAATGACGAATATGGTGGTTTCTTAAGCCCTAAAATTGTGTAAGTGTACAAATTCTATGCTCAGTACATGGTAATGATCATTTAATGAAATACATATTACAGTAACATCTACATCTTGAATTGTGCATACTATACACAGTGACCATTTTAGAGCATTTGCAAAACTTTGTTTTGAGAACTTTGGCGATCGAGTAAAACACTGGGTCACATTGAATGAGCCATTTACCGTCAGTAACCATGGCTATGCAGTCGGGTGCCATGCACCGGGACGATGCTCTGCTTGGCAAAACTTAAACTGCACCGGTGGAGATTCAGGCATTGAACCATATTTGGTGACACACCACCAACTCCTTGCACATGCAGCTGCTGTAAAATTGTATAGAGACGAATATCAGGTCTAattaattagattttttttgtcttatttGCAATCCTAACTAAGAATCCTATCTAAGTCACTAATAGAAGACATAAATAATGTGTATATTAAATTCTTCTCACTCtaaatcaacaaaaattcTTGAATTTTCTTGCGTAGGCAAATCATGATGGCTCGATAGGAATAACATTGGTGTCGCATTGGTTTAAGCCCGCTTCaaatttaagaaaagataaattgGCTGCACATCGAtctttggattttatgttcGGATGGCAAGTATAttggtaatttatttatctacATATATACTCaattatatgttttatttatgaatttatgtaTTTTGTAGGTTTATGGACCCAGTGACATACGGTGACTATCCGCTTAGCATGAGGTCAATTGTTGGAAAACGATTACCAAAATTCACGGTTGAAGAATCTAAGTTACTAGAAGGGTCATATGATTTTATTGGATTAAATTACTATTCTGCTAGATATGCAAGTCATCAACGTCGCGTTTCTTATGCACATAAAAGCTACTTAACAGATCCTCAAGTTAATGTTACAAGTGAGTTCAAAGTGCAAACTTTACTTTGAGCAATGAATCAGCTTATTAGAAAAGTTATATTCTAATATTCACATACGCATATTTTTTGGCAGCTGAGCGTAATGGGGTCCCTATTGGTCGGCAGGTTCACTTCAAATTattagcctttttttttttttttgctaattaaattttcaactTATACTACTAGCATTTGCAGGATTAACATTGTTCTCCACATCcaaattaatcataaaatCTCAATTATCTTTAAATTGGATTGCAGGCTGCTTCAGATTGGTTATATGTTTATCCAAAAGGACTTTACGATCTTGTACTctacacacaaaaaaagtaCAATGATCCAATCATTTACATTACTGAGAACGGTAATTAATAGTTTTAAattatcattaattttataattaatgttTCACATATATAATGGTATGAAATCATGTTAAGTGTTATAACGtctaaatttaaaactaaatgCATACGGTAATGCATTATATTGTAGGCGTTGATGAGTTCAATGATCCCAAATTACCACTTGAGCAAGCCCTTAATGATACTGATAGAATTGACTATTACTATAGTCACCTTTGTTACCTTCACGCAGCCATGAGGTAAGTGCTTatataagaaattaattaaggcAATCTAATGTATAGTCATCTTAAATTTTGGTTATTTAAACACTACATTGACATCAATACGTTGAATTCTTCACATTTTTGGGTGCAGAAAAGGTGCTAAGGTGAAAGGATATTTCGCATGGTCATTGATAGACAACTTTGAATGGAATGATGGATACACGGTTCGTTTTGGTCTCATCTATGTGGATTACAGTGATAATCTAAAAAGGCATCTAAAACGCTCAGCGGAGTGGTTCAAAAATTTCCTCAAGAAATATCTTTGAAAAAAGTACAAAAGTGATGAATATTTGTAGACAATAATGATGGGATACGAAAAGTTTGAATTCCAAATGTTTAAAGTACACCAGCTCCCCTGG
Proteins encoded in this region:
- the LOC18770404 gene encoding beta-glucosidase 24, which encodes MAMMRLGTFLFFVVLLFDSAFTDTDLQLHPSCDTLQDRRNFDVLEPEFIFGTASATYQCAGAVQTDGRGPSIWDNYTHSHPERIKDGSNGDIAVDQYHQYKGDVAIMKNISVDAYRMSIAWSRVLPNGTLSGGVNMDGINYYNSFINELISSGLKPFVTIFHWDLPQALNDEYGGFLSPKIVDHFRAFAKLCFENFGDRVKHWVTLNEPFTVSNHGYAVGCHAPGRCSAWQNLNCTGGDSGIEPYLVTHHQLLAHAAAVKLYRDEYQANHDGSIGITLVSHWFKPASNLRKDKLAAHRSLDFMFGWFMDPVTYGDYPLSMRSIVGKRLPKFTVEESKLLEGSYDFIGLNYYSARYASHQRRVSYAHKSYLTDPQVNVTTERNGVPIGRQAASDWLYVYPKGLYDLVLYTQKKYNDPIIYITENGVDEFNDPKLPLEQALNDTDRIDYYYSHLCYLHAAMRKGAKVKGYFAWSLIDNFEWNDGYTVRFGLIYVDYSDNLKRHLKRSAEWFKNFLKKYL